In Paenibacillus sp. J23TS9, a single genomic region encodes these proteins:
- a CDS encoding sugar ABC transporter permease, producing the protein MSTVTPLAERPSVRKTNENWVRAKRMKALYLMMLVPMILLFIFHYVPMYGIMVAFKKFSPGLGIWNSPWNHFEHFKGLFHDFLFTRALRNTLIISILKLAISFPAPIVLAVLLNEIKNGMFKRVAQSISYLPHFMSWVILASMVGEVLSPQRGVVNYVIQLFGGQPINFLSDTHFFIPVLVLTDVWKEIGWGAIIYLAAISSINTDMYEAADVDGAGRFKKMLHITIPSLIPMIVIMFILSLGNILNAGFDQILNLYNPMVYGVADIIDTYVYRRGIEQFQLDYATAVGLFKNVVGVILIIGANTIIRRRSEHGIW; encoded by the coding sequence ATGAGCACCGTGACTCCGCTTGCAGAACGGCCATCCGTCCGCAAAACCAACGAAAACTGGGTTCGGGCCAAGAGAATGAAGGCATTGTATCTGATGATGCTGGTGCCCATGATTTTGCTTTTTATTTTTCACTATGTTCCGATGTACGGCATCATGGTGGCTTTCAAAAAATTTTCTCCGGGTCTTGGCATCTGGAACAGCCCCTGGAATCATTTCGAGCATTTCAAAGGTCTGTTCCATGATTTTCTGTTTACCCGGGCTTTAAGGAATACCCTCATCATTAGTATTTTGAAACTGGCTATATCTTTTCCGGCTCCGATCGTGCTGGCGGTACTGCTGAACGAGATTAAGAACGGGATGTTCAAAAGAGTCGCGCAGTCGATTTCGTATCTGCCCCATTTTATGTCATGGGTTATTCTCGCTTCGATGGTGGGCGAGGTTCTTTCCCCGCAACGAGGCGTGGTGAATTACGTCATCCAGCTGTTCGGCGGACAGCCGATCAATTTTTTGTCGGATACCCATTTCTTTATTCCGGTGTTGGTCCTGACGGATGTCTGGAAGGAGATCGGTTGGGGGGCGATCATTTATCTCGCGGCGATCTCTTCGATCAATACGGATATGTATGAAGCGGCAGACGTGGACGGGGCGGGGCGTTTTAAGAAGATGCTGCATATCACGATCCCATCGCTGATTCCGATGATTGTCATCATGTTTATTCTAAGCCTCGGCAATATACTGAACGCGGGATTTGACCAAATCCTGAATCTGTACAATCCGATGGTTTACGGTGTTGCGGACATCATCGATACGTACGTCTACCGCAGAGGTATCGAGCAATTTCAACTGGACTACGCCACTGCCGTTGGACTGTTCAAAAACGTTGTCGGCGTCATTCTGATCATTGGCGCGAACACGATCATCCGCAGACGCAGCGAGCATGGCATTTGGTAG
- a CDS encoding ABC transporter substrate-binding protein, whose product MNKRLKMLCPVLLAGALSFGMVGCSGSNTSESGTSATTQGKASSELPAPGDFSSPLELKLSGSFTRGKVEDGNWVQKKLEEKYNIKINNVKVDTWNKDQVQLMIASGDLPDTFSFTAASMTSKEFYDNGLTRTIPKEMLEKYAPRYSKMLNDNPPGWEENLAPGTKDQYLQLLGYEGHTNALVWAPTFRLDWLEKLGIKPPGDIKPVGTSGGKERIFFTDKAYTLEETENILKAFTFNDPDGNGKNDTYGLLPFNNNLSWASTLMGSYGVASGYNLEENGKLTAAEISDSYKEFLKLMAKWNKEGLVDPEWTTIDVNKSWDKYLLGKTGYYPAQPAYVGMDDWTKGRAPQNLVVKDANVKLLVTAPEIGPDGRQGEGSFEPVNLLGDAFYVSKKVTDEQLARILQVFDYINFDDDAIWTLYGDIDTHSYWEGTPEKSALKIKPEYPETEGNMGFWAYNFRTYDSKRASLLSSEDTVKLKTDFFGRADVLEKMQIKPFKYDLLNQTNSSELNNKYSGQLNTIVSEFRMKAIAGQIDIDKEWDKYVQSYLNNGGKEILAELDKAPKVADLLNQK is encoded by the coding sequence ATGAACAAGCGTTTGAAAATGTTATGCCCGGTCCTATTGGCTGGAGCCCTATCCTTTGGCATGGTGGGATGCAGCGGCAGTAATACGTCGGAGTCCGGCACCTCTGCCACGACACAAGGGAAGGCGTCAAGCGAATTGCCAGCGCCGGGGGATTTCTCTAGCCCGCTTGAGTTGAAGCTGTCGGGATCCTTCACAAGAGGAAAAGTCGAGGATGGGAACTGGGTTCAGAAGAAGCTGGAGGAAAAGTACAATATCAAAATCAACAACGTCAAGGTCGATACATGGAACAAGGATCAGGTACAGCTTATGATCGCATCTGGTGATCTGCCGGATACCTTCTCTTTCACCGCAGCCAGCATGACATCGAAGGAGTTTTACGATAACGGGCTGACACGGACCATCCCGAAGGAAATGCTTGAAAAATATGCGCCGCGTTATTCGAAGATGCTGAATGATAATCCACCGGGCTGGGAAGAGAATCTGGCTCCGGGAACAAAGGATCAATACCTGCAGCTTCTGGGATATGAAGGGCATACCAATGCGTTGGTGTGGGCTCCGACATTCCGTCTGGATTGGCTCGAAAAGCTTGGCATCAAACCTCCGGGAGACATCAAGCCCGTCGGAACGTCCGGCGGCAAAGAGCGGATCTTTTTTACGGATAAAGCCTACACGCTGGAAGAAACCGAAAATATCTTGAAAGCATTCACTTTTAACGATCCGGACGGAAACGGTAAAAACGACACGTATGGTCTGCTGCCGTTCAACAACAATCTTTCCTGGGCGAGCACGCTGATGGGATCATACGGGGTAGCGAGCGGATATAACCTCGAGGAAAACGGGAAGCTGACGGCGGCGGAAATATCCGATAGCTACAAGGAGTTTCTCAAGCTCATGGCCAAATGGAATAAGGAAGGCCTCGTCGATCCGGAGTGGACGACGATTGACGTAAACAAGAGCTGGGATAAATATTTGCTGGGCAAAACAGGCTATTATCCCGCGCAGCCTGCTTATGTCGGCATGGATGATTGGACCAAAGGGCGAGCTCCGCAGAATTTGGTCGTGAAGGATGCGAATGTAAAGCTGCTCGTTACCGCGCCCGAGATTGGACCGGATGGCCGCCAAGGGGAAGGCTCCTTTGAGCCGGTGAACTTGCTGGGGGATGCATTTTACGTTTCCAAAAAAGTAACCGATGAGCAGCTTGCCCGCATTTTGCAGGTTTTCGATTACATCAATTTTGACGATGACGCGATCTGGACCTTATATGGGGACATCGATACTCATTCCTATTGGGAAGGCACGCCGGAGAAATCGGCGCTCAAGATCAAACCGGAATATCCGGAAACGGAGGGCAATATGGGTTTCTGGGCGTACAATTTCAGAACCTATGATTCTAAGAGAGCATCGCTCTTGTCGTCGGAGGATACGGTGAAGCTGAAGACCGACTTTTTCGGAAGAGCCGACGTCCTGGAAAAGATGCAGATCAAGCCGTTTAAATACGATCTGTTGAACCAGACGAATTCCTCCGAGTTAAACAACAAATACAGCGGCCAGTTGAACACGATCGTCAGCGAATTCCGCATGAAGGCCATAGCCGGACAGATCGATATCGATAAGGAATGGGACAAATACGTGCAAAGTTATTTGAATAACGGAGGGAAAGAAATACTGGCCGAGCTCGACAAAGCCCCGAAAGTCGCGGACTTGTTGAATCAAAAGTAA
- a CDS encoding carbohydrate ABC transporter permease: protein MSKKRMTLFDVLNVFLIGSFSIAVLYPFWQTVVLSFSGPSSASSLGVHLWPDHWMPDAYKFVFSYQDIAAAYLNTILRTVVGTVIIVCTTLLVSYPLSKRDLPYRNYFTIFFLIAMFFSGGMIPDYLLIKNLGLLDNRLALILPGAVNVFSIIIMRNYMMTIDKGIEESALIDGAGYFTILGKIMIPLAKPVIATVALWAAVGHWNAWFDAMIYIRDPSKTVLQMVVRSMMVDMDLSQTQFGGGGGMTNANLLLSNVRAATVMISIGPIILIYPFAQKYFIKGIMIGSLKG from the coding sequence ATGTCTAAAAAACGGATGACTCTATTTGATGTTTTAAACGTATTTTTGATCGGTTCATTTTCGATTGCCGTCCTGTATCCATTCTGGCAAACCGTCGTGCTTTCGTTCTCCGGACCCAGCAGCGCATCTAGTCTAGGCGTGCATCTGTGGCCGGATCATTGGATGCCGGATGCTTACAAGTTCGTATTTTCTTATCAAGATATCGCTGCCGCTTATCTGAATACGATTTTACGGACCGTGGTCGGTACCGTGATCATCGTCTGTACCACGCTGCTGGTGTCTTACCCGCTGTCGAAGCGGGATCTGCCATACCGGAATTATTTTACGATCTTTTTCTTGATCGCGATGTTTTTCTCCGGTGGAATGATCCCCGACTACTTGTTGATTAAAAACCTGGGGCTGCTCGATAACCGGCTTGCGTTGATTTTGCCGGGGGCGGTCAATGTGTTCTCGATCATTATCATGCGCAACTACATGATGACGATTGACAAAGGCATCGAAGAATCTGCCCTGATTGACGGCGCAGGGTACTTTACGATCCTGGGCAAAATCATGATCCCGTTAGCCAAGCCCGTGATCGCAACGGTGGCCCTTTGGGCTGCGGTAGGACACTGGAATGCGTGGTTTGATGCCATGATCTATATTCGTGACCCTTCCAAGACGGTTCTGCAAATGGTGGTCCGCAGCATGATGGTCGATATGGATTTGTCCCAGACGCAGTTCGGTGGAGGCGGAGGCATGACCAATGCCAATTTGCTTCTCAGCAACGTCCGGGCGGCGACGGTCATGATCTCGATCGGTCCGATCATTCTGATCTATCCGTTTGCGCAGAAATATTTTATCAAAGGCATCATGATTGGTTCGTTAAAAGGCTGA
- a CDS encoding sensor histidine kinase, whose product MRMLNGFGKISFRNFLMLFSLGVMLVLLLLLSSFLFFKVKHFIDDKKQFIINTRLNQISFEISTSFSNVYYTLNNLKTNGQLISDVQKLGDSRTDNLEKYRTTLDLDNLLYNVRQENAYIDSVLVVTPTNQFSADDTYLDFSVNGMRASSKLEKKLSLVLPGEAAESLDFPDLGSSGGGLSKAVNSLNQRLFFAANITDDNGSQLGVILILLNSDYYKNNISYNDNISLMDANRYLIFSGGEMDPVVMDELKNNITREEGSFFLPSHDIEAHYITIPFHQFRLIYVDRVGFYREQVLLMIRLLAVIFMVGVLVTFVSSRIISSKVLLPVYKLIKLFSMYDITEDQHQRYKELLAKKSRFNLRDRFLVYFIVTIFLPFIVYMAIFYWQSSKIVADDLKETHYSLFEKTASQLEHNINQIEVLMSRISLDRAVQADMLAKDPDKLEEKLLDENHLLGLNQQSVRIYDRFGTLMFSNRYKQIGKMEATFYNRMKSSGRLISYNLTKDDLGKTSVVLGMPIMSMDKFPEVIGFITVEMPSEELSNLYAEFKQNGSEAFIVDADRRIVSHPVIGQIGKSMDLSIPEGNLQQAGPFGGQYFVSAKKIGGVPWRFVSSYNYSDVKTQVINLFLSDSYLIFLIFLLMLVFAYFMSQGMLKPLSRLSQGLNEYELGKSDLMILKTASGIDEVDLLGRNFNQMIRRMDDLMQESLMANKERIKLEYEKKEIQMIALQSQINPHFLYNTLENLTYLVEMHEVDKAVGMISSLSRLFRYITNREQIIQMRDEIQYAKTYVGIMSSRYDNFQCIWHTDEDVLECATTKLILQPVIENAIHHGARMTKQQVTIEISCQRQGDVIRVVVKDNALGMKDEDLLEVRKQLDNPEIKKVGIFNVNARIKLNFGEDFGLSIDSKVGEGTVVTLLLPANASR is encoded by the coding sequence ATGCGAATGCTGAATGGATTCGGCAAGATTTCGTTCCGGAATTTTCTGATGCTGTTTTCCCTGGGAGTCATGCTGGTGTTACTGCTGCTTCTAAGCAGCTTTTTGTTTTTTAAAGTCAAGCATTTCATCGATGATAAGAAGCAGTTCATCATCAACACCCGGTTGAATCAGATTTCTTTTGAAATCAGCACAAGCTTCAGCAATGTGTACTATACGTTAAACAACTTGAAGACGAACGGGCAGTTGATCAGCGATGTCCAGAAACTTGGCGACAGCCGCACGGACAATCTGGAGAAATACCGCACTACACTGGATTTGGATAACTTATTGTATAATGTCAGGCAGGAAAATGCATATATCGATTCGGTATTAGTGGTCACGCCGACCAATCAATTCAGCGCGGACGATACCTATTTGGACTTCAGCGTGAATGGGATGCGCGCCTCAAGCAAGCTGGAGAAGAAGCTGAGTCTCGTGCTGCCCGGGGAGGCGGCGGAAAGTCTCGATTTTCCGGATCTGGGCTCCTCCGGGGGCGGGTTATCCAAAGCGGTGAACAGCTTGAACCAAAGGTTGTTTTTTGCCGCTAATATAACGGACGATAACGGCTCCCAACTGGGGGTGATCCTGATCCTGCTAAATTCCGATTACTATAAAAACAACATCTCCTATAATGATAATATTTCACTCATGGACGCCAATCGCTATCTGATTTTTAGCGGGGGAGAGATGGATCCTGTCGTTATGGACGAATTGAAAAATAATATCACCCGGGAAGAAGGAAGCTTTTTTCTCCCGAGTCATGATATTGAAGCGCATTACATCACGATCCCATTCCATCAATTCCGCTTGATCTATGTGGATCGGGTCGGATTTTACCGCGAACAGGTCCTCCTGATGATTCGGCTGCTCGCAGTCATTTTTATGGTGGGCGTTCTGGTCACCTTCGTCTCTTCGCGGATCATTTCCAGCAAAGTGTTGCTTCCCGTGTATAAGCTCATTAAATTATTCAGCATGTACGATATTACGGAGGATCAACATCAGAGGTACAAGGAGCTGCTCGCCAAGAAAAGCCGGTTTAATTTGCGTGACCGTTTTTTGGTGTACTTCATTGTAACGATTTTTTTGCCTTTTATCGTGTATATGGCTATTTTTTATTGGCAATCCTCCAAAATCGTCGCTGATGATTTGAAGGAGACCCATTATTCGTTGTTTGAAAAAACGGCGAGCCAGCTGGAACATAATATTAATCAAATCGAAGTGCTGATGTCCCGGATTTCGCTGGATAGAGCAGTTCAGGCAGACATGCTGGCGAAGGATCCGGACAAGCTGGAGGAAAAACTGCTCGATGAGAACCATCTGCTGGGGTTGAACCAGCAATCGGTACGAATCTATGACCGCTTCGGAACGTTGATGTTTTCAAACCGGTATAAGCAAATCGGGAAAATGGAGGCGACTTTTTATAATCGGATGAAATCCTCAGGCAGATTGATCAGTTATAATCTGACGAAGGATGATCTGGGGAAAACCTCCGTGGTTCTCGGTATGCCCATCATGTCCATGGATAAATTCCCCGAGGTTATAGGGTTCATTACGGTGGAAATGCCCAGCGAAGAGCTATCCAATTTATATGCCGAATTCAAGCAGAATGGCAGTGAAGCCTTTATTGTCGATGCCGATCGCCGGATCGTCTCCCATCCGGTGATCGGCCAAATCGGAAAGTCCATGGATTTATCGATTCCTGAAGGAAATTTACAGCAGGCAGGACCCTTTGGGGGACAATATTTTGTTTCTGCCAAGAAAATCGGCGGGGTTCCTTGGAGGTTTGTTTCCAGCTATAACTATTCGGATGTGAAGACGCAGGTCATCAATCTATTTTTGAGCGATTCGTATCTGATCTTTCTGATTTTTCTGCTCATGCTTGTTTTCGCTTATTTTATGTCGCAAGGAATGCTGAAGCCGCTCAGCCGGCTGAGTCAAGGACTGAATGAATACGAGCTTGGGAAAAGCGATCTGATGATCCTGAAAACGGCGTCCGGAATCGACGAAGTCGATTTATTGGGGCGCAACTTCAACCAGATGATCCGCAGGATGGATGATCTGATGCAAGAGTCGCTGATGGCCAACAAAGAAAGAATCAAGCTCGAATACGAGAAGAAGGAAATTCAAATGATTGCCCTTCAATCGCAAATTAATCCCCATTTCCTGTACAATACCCTGGAAAATCTGACATACCTCGTCGAAATGCATGAAGTCGATAAAGCGGTCGGCATGATCAGTTCGCTAAGCCGGCTGTTCCGTTATATTACGAACAGGGAACAGATTATTCAAATGCGGGATGAAATACAGTACGCCAAAACTTACGTGGGGATTATGTCTTCAAGGTATGATAACTTTCAATGTATTTGGCATACCGACGAGGATGTGCTGGAGTGCGCCACCACGAAGCTTATATTGCAGCCCGTCATTGAAAACGCCATCCATCATGGGGCAAGGATGACGAAACAGCAGGTAACCATTGAAATATCCTGTCAGCGGCAAGGCGATGTGATCCGTGTGGTTGTAAAGGATAACGCGCTCGGCATGAAGGACGAGGATCTGCTGGAGGTCAGGAAGCAGCTGGACAATCCCGAAATCAAAAAGGTCGGCATTTTCAATGTGAACGCGAGGATTAAATTGAACTTTGGAGAGGATTTCGGCTTAAGCATCGACAGCAAGGTTGGGGAAGGCACCGTCGTTACCTTGCTGCTTCCCGCCAATGCGAGCAGATGA
- a CDS encoding sialidase family protein: MEQLGKIVLDLPPASGNPRNSEGAFLELEDGRLLFAYSRFMGESYDDTAKACIAVCYSADEGSTWSEPRVIARPEDHDAMNIMSTSLLHMQKGDIGLFYLIRYGWHDLRLHLRRSSDAGDTWSDPICCIPGMGYFVTNNDRVVRLSSGRLIVPAGYHKLKGESMTDWKSFDGRAITCFFLSDDDGLTWRESRNFCALISPHSHSGLQEPGLIELRKDVLWAWARTDMGRQYEMFSFDGGETWSEAGASGFTSPNSPLSMKRIPGCDCLMAVWNPIPNYATRPLEKHSWGRTPLIGAISKDNGRTWERHFALEREENHGGYCYTAIHFTGASVLLAYCAGEPEDGICLSRLKVRKIPLASILVETGCDSSEQTGKKEAVLHVDTAFYR, translated from the coding sequence TTGGAGCAGTTAGGAAAAATCGTGCTGGATTTACCTCCCGCCAGTGGAAACCCAAGAAACAGCGAAGGAGCTTTTTTGGAGCTGGAAGACGGTCGGTTGCTTTTTGCTTACAGCCGATTTATGGGAGAATCTTATGATGATACTGCGAAGGCCTGCATCGCTGTCTGTTATTCGGCAGACGAAGGGAGTACCTGGTCGGAGCCCCGCGTTATTGCCCGTCCGGAAGACCACGACGCGATGAATATCATGAGCACCTCCCTTTTGCATATGCAAAAGGGCGACATTGGGCTGTTTTACCTGATTCGGTATGGCTGGCATGATCTCCGCCTGCATTTACGGAGATCTTCAGATGCAGGCGACACCTGGAGCGATCCGATCTGCTGTATACCTGGTATGGGTTACTTCGTGACCAACAACGATCGGGTCGTGCGTTTGTCTTCTGGCAGGCTCATCGTTCCCGCAGGTTATCACAAACTGAAGGGGGAAAGCATGACGGACTGGAAATCTTTTGACGGAAGAGCCATCACCTGCTTCTTTCTGTCCGATGATGACGGGCTGACATGGCGGGAATCCAGAAATTTCTGTGCCCTGATTTCCCCGCATTCTCATAGCGGCCTTCAGGAACCGGGTCTGATCGAGCTGCGGAAAGACGTCTTGTGGGCCTGGGCCAGAACCGATATGGGCCGCCAATACGAAATGTTCTCCTTTGACGGGGGAGAGACGTGGAGCGAGGCTGGAGCGTCCGGCTTTACCTCGCCGAATTCGCCGTTATCGATGAAACGCATACCGGGCTGCGATTGTCTGATGGCGGTATGGAATCCGATTCCGAATTACGCGACGAGGCCCCTTGAGAAGCATTCGTGGGGGCGTACCCCGCTCATCGGTGCCATCAGCAAGGATAACGGACGGACTTGGGAGCGGCATTTTGCCCTTGAACGGGAGGAGAACCACGGGGGTTATTGTTACACCGCCATCCACTTCACGGGGGCTTCGGTTCTTCTCGCCTATTGTGCAGGTGAACCTGAAGATGGCATATGCCTCAGCAGGCTGAAGGTTAGAAAAATCCCGTTGGCGTCCATCCTTGTGGAGACGGGGTGTGATTCAAGCGAACAGACTGGGAAAAAGGAGGCTGTTTTACATGTCGATACAGCATTTTACCGTTAG
- a CDS encoding sialidase family protein encodes MSIQHFTVSRDDAIYEAFPALVLTEKGKLICVFTECTSHTDRSYTRVVYKESLDRGRTWGEKIPLTENTAGLDYYYDCCSISRLKDNRLVIVTNKVFRCNDTDQGYFHESVSEMYIGTPEGDEWEDPIPTPVRGLVPDTLCELPSGRWLLSAHWKSISHGYLEQLLWYTDNHGQDWCGPVTVASQQGLHLCEGSIVALPDHSLVAFLRENSNQGYDGYKVISRDQGETWEGPYRMPLPGCHRPVARMLKSGMLMMTHRFYQGGPVGYGSNQNLFAAWMDAETVLETDYQKQWIRVLPIDYDRSPLADNGYSGWVQFDDGEIYIVQYIADDAPNCQIRGYALNEEAFLIRT; translated from the coding sequence ATGTCGATACAGCATTTTACCGTTAGCCGGGATGACGCGATTTATGAGGCGTTTCCCGCGCTTGTCTTAACGGAGAAGGGGAAGCTGATCTGCGTATTTACCGAATGTACGAGTCATACCGACAGATCCTATACCCGCGTCGTATACAAGGAGAGTCTTGATCGCGGAAGGACCTGGGGGGAGAAAATCCCTTTGACTGAGAACACCGCCGGACTCGATTATTATTATGATTGCTGCAGTATTTCGCGGCTGAAGGATAACAGGCTCGTGATAGTTACGAATAAGGTATTCCGCTGCAATGATACGGATCAGGGTTATTTCCATGAATCCGTCAGCGAAATGTATATCGGTACGCCGGAGGGCGATGAATGGGAGGACCCCATTCCTACTCCAGTCCGGGGGCTTGTTCCGGATACCTTATGCGAGCTGCCGTCGGGCAGGTGGTTGTTGTCCGCCCACTGGAAGAGCATATCGCATGGGTATCTGGAACAATTGCTTTGGTACACGGATAACCATGGACAGGATTGGTGCGGACCGGTTACCGTTGCCAGCCAGCAAGGGCTCCATCTGTGCGAAGGATCGATCGTGGCACTGCCGGACCATTCGCTCGTGGCTTTTTTAAGGGAGAACTCGAACCAGGGATATGACGGGTACAAAGTGATTTCCAGGGATCAAGGCGAAACTTGGGAGGGCCCGTACCGCATGCCGCTGCCTGGCTGTCACCGGCCTGTTGCGCGGATGTTGAAGAGCGGAATGCTCATGATGACCCATCGCTTCTATCAGGGAGGTCCGGTCGGTTATGGAAGCAATCAAAATTTGTTTGCCGCCTGGATGGATGCAGAAACCGTTCTGGAAACGGATTATCAAAAACAATGGATCCGCGTTTTGCCGATCGACTATGACCGCTCTCCGCTCGCAGATAACGGATATTCTGGTTGGGTCCAATTTGACGATGGCGAAATCTATATCGTTCAATACATCGCGGACGATGCTCCAAACTGCCAAATCCGCGGATATGCCTTGAACGAAGAAGCATTTCTAATCAGGACATGA
- a CDS encoding dihydrodipicolinate synthase family protein → MQKEVHYKGVHSVLAIYDPEQFKGIIVAMYACYDSLGNVSPEAARGLARYYANAGVKGLYVGGSSGEGMLQSLEERKLTLEAVIEEVGDELTIIAHIGAPATRDSVELAKHAEMAGAHAISAVPSIYYRLSPQSVRHHWQAIIDSCSLPFIIYHIPQTTGFHLSKELLIEMAAQEKVIGVKISAESTFELQQFKAAGGEDFLVFNGPDEQYLAGRSIGADGGIGGTYGIMPELFLKIESCFVEGRMAEAREWQFKVNEIIIELLTMPSLYGGCKAILRLRGLDCGEARLPLLPVPNSEMNRIVQLNDKILQLVELTHV, encoded by the coding sequence ATGCAGAAAGAAGTCCATTACAAAGGAGTGCATTCGGTTTTGGCAATCTATGATCCGGAACAGTTTAAGGGCATCATTGTTGCGATGTATGCTTGTTATGATTCTCTCGGAAATGTGAGTCCGGAAGCAGCGAGGGGACTAGCACGTTATTACGCCAATGCCGGAGTAAAAGGGCTGTATGTCGGAGGAAGCTCCGGGGAGGGCATGCTTCAGTCGCTTGAGGAGCGCAAACTAACGCTGGAAGCGGTCATTGAAGAAGTAGGTGATGAGCTCACGATTATTGCTCACATCGGGGCACCCGCGACTCGAGATAGTGTGGAATTGGCAAAGCATGCAGAGATGGCAGGCGCTCATGCCATTTCTGCAGTACCTTCTATTTATTATCGTTTATCACCCCAAAGTGTTCGGCATCATTGGCAGGCGATTATTGACAGTTGTTCTCTTCCATTTATCATTTATCATATTCCACAAACGACAGGCTTTCATTTGTCCAAAGAACTGTTGATCGAGATGGCTGCTCAAGAAAAGGTCATTGGCGTGAAAATCTCCGCTGAGAGTACGTTCGAATTGCAGCAGTTTAAAGCGGCAGGTGGTGAAGACTTTCTCGTTTTTAACGGACCGGACGAGCAATATTTGGCGGGACGGAGCATTGGAGCTGATGGAGGAATTGGAGGAACCTACGGTATTATGCCAGAGCTGTTCCTGAAAATAGAAAGCTGTTTCGTCGAAGGCCGTATGGCCGAGGCGAGGGAGTGGCAGTTCAAAGTGAATGAAATCATTATCGAACTGCTGACAATGCCTTCACTCTATGGAGGATGTAAAGCGATACTGAGATTACGAGGTCTGGATTGCGGAGAGGCCAGGTTGCCGCTATTGCCTGTCCCGAATTCGGAAATGAACCGGATTGTTCAACTGAATGATAAAATTTTGCAATTAGTTGAACTTACTCACGTATAG